The following are from one region of the Aspergillus luchuensis IFO 4308 DNA, chromosome 4, nearly complete sequence genome:
- a CDS encoding FAD-dependent oxidoreductase (COG:S;~EggNog:ENOG410PUFQ;~InterPro:IPR036188,IPR002938;~PFAM:PF01494;~go_function: GO:0071949 - FAD binding [Evidence IEA]), producing MMQPTPVPRDILIVGAGIAGLASAISLAKELASSIPDLKISVFEGAPGLSASGGAISLTPTAQNYLDKLGVLSELNRMGSEAGIEVDLIELFSLRSGRRLGPLKFTDENGFGYGGYKGRRVMRNALSRAMLSVIQNHLPSVSVYFNKKVVGGTTTDSSVTLSFEDGSFATGDLVLGCDGVHSITRTRIVDPGNRSEYTGISFIQSVSDAHDLPVPMHFNQTAIHLTRHSSLLTSYCDPDRQKIFSAAILRVNEHLIERYQATSKSDCPEQASMKMSIRYLVRTQFAKSALPSIRALLDHTEDWALYPVYQVRQRGKWHKGRILLLGDAAHAMPPRDESAAYSIEDALIFTQIFSRNLHAPLSTTFQEYESLRRELVNKVFDASRRLWQSDLDKGLFPGHVRELMSPVHMSPGGCVPAPTTAIASARPGIPTATHQSFSDLSVYSLTREFQGEIES from the exons ATGATGCAGCCCACCCCTGTTCCTCGTGATATCCTCATCGTTGGCGCCGGCATCGCGGGTCTGGCCAGCGCCATCTCTCTTGCCAAGGAACTGgcttcctccatccccgaCCTCAAAATATCCGTCTTCGAAGGCGCACCAGGGCTATCGGCCTCAGGGGGCGCCATCAGCCTGACACCAACGGCGCAAAACTATCTCGACAAGCTGGGCGTCTTGTCCGAACTCAATCGCATGGGCAGTGAAGCCGGCATCGAAGTCGATCTCATTGAACTCTTCTCCCTCCGCTCAGGTCGTAGACTTGGGCCTCTTAAATTCACCGACGAGAATGGCTTCGGTTACGGTGGCTACAAGGGCCGTCGAGTCATGCGAAATGCCCTCTCGCGCGCCATGTTATCCGTTATCCAAAATCACCTACCCTCGGTTTCCGTCTACTTCAACAAGAAAGTGGTAGGCGGCACCACAACCGACTCCTCCGTCACCTTATCTTTCGAAGATGGCTCCTTCGCTACCGGAGATCTTGTTCTGGGCTGCGACGGCGTCCACTCTATCACGCGCACTCGCATTGTCGATCCCGGCAACCGCTCCGAATACACCGgcatctccttcatccagaGCGTCTCCGACGCCCACGATCTCCCAGTCCCCATGCATTTCAACCAGACCGCCATCCACCTCACCCGCCATAGTTCCCTCCTTACCAGTTACTGCGACCCTGATCGCCagaagatcttctccgccgccatcCTCCGTGTGAACGAACACCTCATTGAGCGCTACCAAGCTACTTCGAAAAGCGATTGTCCCGAACAAGCCAGCATGAAGATGTCCATTCGCTATCTGGTGCGCACGCAGTTTGCCAAATCCGCCCTCCCTAGCATCCGCGCACTTCTCGACCACACTGAAGATTGGGCTTTGTACCCAGTATATCAGGTCCGGCAACGAGGGAAATGGCACAAGGGACGGATTCTTCTCTTGGGGGATGCAGCGCATGCG ATGCCTCCCCGCGACGAATCCGCCGCATACTCCATCGAAGACGCCCTCATCTTCACACAAATCTTCTCCCGCAACCTGCACGCACCTCTCTCCACGACCTTCCAAGAATACGAGTCCCTGCGCCGCGAGCTCGTCAACAAAGTCTTTGACGCCTCCCGCCGTCTCTGGCAAAGTGATCTCGACAAGGGATTGTTCCCAGGCCACGTGCGCGAACTCATGTCGCCGGTACATATGTCGCCTGGGGGTTGTGTCCCGGCACCAACGACAGCAATAGCTTCAGCAAGACCGGGCATTCCAACGGCTACGCACCAGAGTTTCTCGGATCTGTCGGTGTACTCGTTGACCCGGGAGTTCCAAGGGGAGATTGAATCTTAG